In Novipirellula galeiformis, the following proteins share a genomic window:
- a CDS encoding VWA domain-containing protein yields the protein MSESIWNDPRITAYALDELPPHDREAFELELRNNPELVAAVEEARGVTEKLDALFAAETIPPLDATRRQAIIAGETQASMGVEATQTDWVTLRPKRAWYQLNAVEWGVTAAIVLILCAIAIPANLSRQVALNETAREKENEALVKEKSAEMAQTGNELLEADDAMSPAASPMMAMDADRDAKQDASPRSPSGLRSSVTAPQASERGEVAARKRHRASLDNSMDQLSVSSAPVSSPHDPASGQDSGGVGGAGQESAASVMSDSVEPSAPQAKGARQAKGAPPSPAAMALDAGPAPETQREAGQPLSFSANSSMSRKAMLQNRSAQDESANEITEAEKSEVHSLGAVSPMSIDNEAAAGDAGSPTPPHELALGKNKSKDRSKPTAERILAEPSEAVPATAPPAMEGFAMDLPARGARVLQHHDGLGTKVTPTRSHDSKNLGRPPASNTLDEEVTRPEGAGPGTPGDQFDFIEDNPFRRVSEHPLSTFSVDVDTASYSKVRDFLVRANQLPRPDAVRIEEMVNYFDYHYAPPAADDEHPFAARAVVTECPWNSEHRLARIALKGKVIERSERAPCNLVFLLDTSGSMNQANKLPLVQTGMKMLLKQLNENDRVAIVVYAGSAGLVLDSTIVKNGKKIRKALTQLSAGGSTDGGSGIALAYQVARDHFIKDGVNRVILCTDGDFNVGTTGTDALVRMVEKEARGNVFLSVLGFGMGNHNDSMLEQISGRGNGNYAFIDTESEARKVLVEQANSTLVTIAKDVKLQIEFNPTLVDSYRLIGYENRVLAKEDFNDDQKDAGEIGAGHSVTALYEIVPAGSAADAAKPKVDELKYQAKPAPTDAAESDEMMTLKLRYKQPDGDTSTLVEFPVSDDGSDFAEADQDTRFAAAVAGFGMQLRRSEYKGNWTLSDVIRVAEQSKGEDAFELRAEFIELAQNASDLMGQE from the coding sequence ATGTCTGAATCCATCTGGAATGACCCACGGATCACCGCCTACGCGCTGGACGAATTACCACCCCATGACCGTGAAGCGTTTGAATTAGAATTAAGAAACAACCCCGAGTTGGTTGCTGCGGTCGAGGAAGCTCGTGGCGTGACCGAAAAACTGGATGCTTTGTTCGCGGCGGAGACGATACCTCCGTTGGATGCGACGCGTCGTCAAGCCATCATCGCGGGTGAAACACAGGCGTCGATGGGAGTGGAGGCCACGCAAACTGATTGGGTGACGCTCCGTCCGAAACGCGCTTGGTACCAACTCAACGCTGTGGAGTGGGGAGTCACCGCCGCGATCGTCTTGATCCTGTGTGCGATCGCGATCCCCGCCAACCTGTCACGCCAGGTCGCGCTGAACGAAACTGCTCGTGAGAAGGAAAACGAGGCGTTGGTCAAGGAAAAGTCGGCTGAGATGGCGCAGACGGGCAATGAGCTTCTCGAAGCCGACGACGCGATGTCTCCTGCGGCGTCTCCGATGATGGCGATGGACGCCGACAGAGACGCCAAACAAGATGCGTCCCCGCGGAGTCCCAGCGGATTGCGTTCTTCGGTGACTGCACCTCAGGCCTCCGAACGGGGCGAGGTTGCGGCAAGAAAACGGCATCGAGCCTCGCTGGATAACTCGATGGATCAGTTGAGCGTTTCCTCGGCCCCGGTTTCCTCGCCTCATGATCCTGCGTCCGGTCAAGACAGCGGCGGCGTAGGTGGTGCGGGTCAGGAGAGCGCCGCGAGCGTGATGAGCGATTCGGTCGAGCCGTCGGCTCCGCAGGCAAAAGGGGCCCGGCAGGCAAAGGGGGCTCCACCGTCACCAGCCGCCATGGCCCTGGACGCTGGTCCAGCTCCTGAAACGCAGAGGGAGGCGGGGCAACCATTGAGTTTCTCGGCGAATTCCTCGATGTCCCGCAAGGCAATGCTGCAAAACCGATCTGCCCAAGACGAATCCGCAAACGAAATCACTGAAGCCGAAAAGTCCGAAGTCCACTCGTTGGGGGCGGTCAGCCCCATGTCGATTGACAATGAGGCTGCGGCCGGGGATGCCGGTTCCCCCACTCCGCCGCATGAATTGGCTTTAGGCAAAAACAAGTCGAAAGACAGAAGTAAGCCAACCGCGGAACGCATTCTCGCCGAGCCAAGTGAAGCGGTTCCGGCGACGGCACCGCCCGCGATGGAAGGCTTTGCAATGGATTTGCCAGCCCGAGGTGCTCGCGTCCTTCAACATCATGACGGCCTCGGCACAAAGGTAACCCCAACTCGCTCGCACGATTCGAAAAATCTTGGACGACCTCCAGCGAGCAACACGCTTGACGAAGAAGTCACTCGTCCCGAAGGGGCGGGACCGGGAACCCCAGGCGACCAATTTGACTTTATCGAAGACAATCCGTTCCGGCGCGTTTCGGAGCATCCTCTGAGCACGTTCTCGGTCGATGTCGATACGGCGAGCTATAGCAAGGTTCGTGACTTTCTTGTGCGAGCGAATCAGTTGCCACGTCCCGATGCGGTTCGGATCGAAGAGATGGTCAACTACTTTGATTACCACTACGCACCGCCAGCGGCCGATGACGAACATCCTTTCGCCGCTCGCGCGGTGGTGACCGAATGCCCATGGAATAGCGAGCATCGTTTGGCTCGCATTGCACTGAAGGGCAAAGTGATCGAGCGGTCCGAGCGCGCACCCTGCAATTTGGTTTTCTTGCTCGATACCAGCGGTTCGATGAACCAAGCCAACAAGTTGCCATTGGTGCAAACCGGCATGAAGATGTTGCTCAAACAATTGAACGAGAACGACCGTGTCGCGATCGTGGTTTATGCGGGATCGGCTGGCTTGGTACTCGACTCGACCATCGTAAAGAACGGCAAAAAGATCCGCAAAGCGTTAACGCAATTATCCGCTGGCGGTAGCACCGATGGCGGCAGCGGGATCGCCTTGGCCTACCAAGTCGCTCGCGACCATTTCATCAAAGACGGCGTCAATCGTGTCATCTTATGCACCGATGGTGACTTCAATGTTGGCACCACCGGCACCGATGCCTTGGTTCGCATGGTGGAAAAGGAAGCACGGGGGAACGTCTTTCTGTCAGTGCTCGGTTTCGGAATGGGCAACCATAACGATTCGATGCTGGAGCAAATCAGTGGCCGAGGCAACGGCAACTATGCCTTCATCGATACCGAAAGCGAAGCTCGCAAGGTGTTGGTCGAACAAGCCAACAGCACGTTGGTGACCATCGCCAAAGACGTCAAATTGCAAATCGAATTCAATCCCACGTTGGTCGATTCCTATCGATTGATCGGTTACGAGAACCGCGTCCTTGCCAAAGAAGACTTCAATGACGACCAGAAAGATGCTGGTGAAATCGGTGCGGGGCACAGTGTGACGGCGCTCTATGAAATCGTTCCGGCGGGATCCGCAGCCGATGCAGCGAAACCGAAGGTCGACGAGCTGAAGTACCAGGCAAAGCCCGCACCGACTGACGCCGCCGAGAGCGACGAGATGATGACGCTAAAACTCCGCTACAAACAACCCGACGGCGATACCAGCACGTTGGTCGAGTTCCCGGTTTCGGATGATGGCAGCGACTTTGCCGAAGCGGACCAAGACACTCGTTTTGCCGCCGCTGTGGCGGGTTTCGGGATGCAACTTCGCCGTAGCGAGTACAAAGGCAATTGGACGCTCAGTGACGTGATCCGCGTCGCCGAGCAAAGCAAAGGCGAGGACGCGTTTGAGTTGCGAGCCGAGTTCATCGAGTTGGCCCAAAATGCTAGCGACTTGATGGGCCAAGAATGA
- a CDS encoding N-succinylarginine dihydrolase: MELIEAQLDRLVGPTHHFGGLGVGNVASLSHAGNISNPAAAAIEGLDKMRMVASYGVPQFILPPQSRPDITFLKQVGFQVEDDSALEHVGEESPATFSAAMSCSAMWTANAATVSAGVDNRFGTPAMTVANLTASLHRAIEPPATLLELRNAFPHATLLPPLPGGTAMRDEGAANQMRFGNGENQAGLHLFVYGDGEPAPKHFWPRQTLCACQAIARGQGLDPDRTFFVKQNVNAIDAGAFHNDVVAASHHDLLIHHDAAFDDPAGVIAAMEDRYQEIFGTPLRRIVVSESELSLADAVSTYLFNSQIVTPRQCVGTSEAKPVLICPTQVQQHEAANALIQSWIAESGLFSEVQFVDLSQSMSGGGGPACLRLRIPMTEQQLQQTNARFRWTPELDERLRETIQRFYPTQVSLSELAHRDVVTQAKNAQAEIGKLFLSEELRASAQ; this comes from the coding sequence GTGGAGCTCATTGAAGCACAACTCGATCGACTCGTCGGCCCCACGCACCATTTCGGAGGTCTCGGCGTAGGCAACGTTGCATCGTTATCGCACGCGGGAAATATTTCCAATCCGGCCGCTGCGGCGATCGAGGGGCTCGACAAGATGCGCATGGTGGCAAGCTATGGTGTGCCGCAATTCATCTTGCCGCCACAATCGCGTCCGGACATCACGTTTCTTAAACAAGTCGGTTTCCAGGTCGAGGATGATTCCGCGTTGGAGCACGTCGGTGAGGAATCCCCTGCGACGTTTTCGGCTGCGATGAGTTGTTCGGCGATGTGGACCGCCAATGCGGCGACGGTGTCCGCCGGCGTTGACAATCGCTTTGGAACTCCAGCGATGACGGTTGCGAATCTTACGGCAAGTTTGCATCGTGCGATTGAGCCGCCTGCCACGCTACTAGAACTACGCAATGCGTTCCCCCATGCGACCCTGCTGCCTCCGCTGCCGGGCGGTACTGCAATGCGCGATGAAGGCGCCGCGAACCAGATGCGATTCGGGAATGGCGAAAACCAAGCGGGGCTCCATTTGTTTGTCTACGGTGATGGGGAACCGGCTCCGAAACACTTTTGGCCACGTCAAACGCTGTGCGCTTGCCAAGCGATCGCGCGCGGCCAAGGTCTCGATCCCGATCGGACTTTCTTTGTGAAGCAGAACGTCAATGCGATCGACGCCGGAGCGTTTCACAACGATGTCGTCGCGGCGAGTCACCACGATTTGCTAATCCATCATGACGCGGCCTTTGATGATCCCGCTGGCGTGATCGCTGCGATGGAGGACCGGTACCAAGAAATCTTTGGCACTCCCCTTCGCCGCATCGTGGTGAGCGAATCGGAATTGTCGCTCGCCGACGCGGTGAGCACCTATTTGTTCAACAGTCAAATTGTCACTCCTCGACAGTGCGTCGGGACGAGCGAGGCGAAACCGGTTTTGATTTGTCCCACGCAAGTCCAACAACACGAAGCGGCCAATGCATTGATCCAATCCTGGATTGCGGAATCGGGTCTCTTTAGTGAAGTGCAATTTGTGGATCTTAGCCAAAGCATGTCGGGCGGTGGTGGTCCGGCGTGTCTGAGATTGCGGATCCCAATGACCGAGCAACAACTTCAGCAAACGAATGCACGTTTTCGTTGGACCCCGGAGTTGGACGAACGGCTTCGCGAGACGATCCAACGGTTTTATCCGACTCAAGTTTCGCTATCCGAACTGGCCCACCGCGACGTGGTCACGCAGGCAAAAAACGCTCAAGCGGAGATCGGCAAGCTGTTCCTGAGCGAGGAGTTACGCGCTTCGGCACAGTAG
- a CDS encoding RNA polymerase sigma factor — protein MSDHSSPQWPAEALSLLVDRYERPLLAYASRMLGGDWQEAQDAVQETFLRLCREDRSKIESRIAAWLFSVCRSRVIDMQRTKHSTPIDASKVSLADPAPDVSEVASEEETKNQLSEMVNQLSPRQQEVLRLRMHAGLSYREIAEVTGLTVSNVGFHLHEAVRNLRNSLAVS, from the coding sequence ATGTCGGATCACTCATCACCCCAGTGGCCCGCCGAAGCCCTCAGTCTGTTGGTGGATCGTTACGAGCGACCGCTGTTGGCGTATGCATCGCGGATGCTCGGTGGCGATTGGCAGGAGGCTCAGGACGCGGTGCAGGAAACGTTTCTGCGGTTGTGCCGCGAGGATCGAAGCAAAATCGAATCTCGCATCGCAGCTTGGCTGTTTTCCGTCTGTCGAAGCCGAGTCATTGACATGCAAAGAACGAAACACTCGACGCCCATCGATGCGTCCAAAGTCTCGCTAGCCGATCCGGCGCCGGATGTGTCGGAGGTTGCCAGCGAAGAGGAAACGAAAAATCAGTTGTCGGAAATGGTCAACCAATTATCGCCTCGCCAGCAAGAGGTCTTGCGGCTTCGCATGCATGCCGGGCTGAGTTATCGCGAGATTGCCGAGGTCACGGGACTGACCGTTAGCAACGTGGGCTTTCACCTTCACGAAGCGGTTCGCAATCTACGCAATTCGCTGGCGGTTAGCTAA